In the genome of Nitrospirota bacterium, one region contains:
- a CDS encoding tetratricopeptide repeat protein: MEIKSVSSKNNRDILFNGYPSHSVNETSIQSVLELLKLNHWADDENESARLGTALFNMLNGTGGALTSKITEASYNDEILNIYLKLPDELNDLPFELINNGGFLLLTHRINIFRLAMLHGKDKKREPNNAPLKLLFMASSPIGETTLNYENEEELIYEKMGHIPVDMTVEDSGSIDGLYDTLYEIAGSDIVHISGHAKLEGNKPVFCMEDETGNLDSVTHDRLFRKMEGFIPRLLFLSGCWTGKGDSSGQSFAYKMVQDGIPITLSWGLSVGDNSATCMAAELYKTIAEGKGIDYSIIKTRQFYGDVYNSWHNLKAFTDESSLASIVEAGQKLKYLPRRKLVYKYLGDSQVKALETGFVGRRRYVQHGINILKGKVHDKFGLLIRGVAGVGKSTLSGKLIERFHDRELIVLHGEFSKVDILTKIRDLVEKKRNKIGIEILKSDIGYDEQIKELMPNVFNQIPVIFLFDDFEQVLERSANDEFHITADALDAIRPLLYSIDWAEHITNIIITSRYDFKLEFEGKCLDEKLFDLSLKSLTGADLKKKTNTLKSIAKSENSNLYIEYGHGNPRLLEWLDIIAKDESKYDVAELKKKLQGRNEDFVRDYLLDLITETEGEEFKTFINKSAVFRTPVGEDAFANFGDKDLLEKGVTLTFMEKEQDAQKKSYYWVTPVIRDMMWNKLDDLENLQMHNTAYGWYDGEVEKSRKNKIKPDPKYLEEALYHATKTDNIFAACKYAVLLGKYMIDLLLFRERLSMQKEIADKIDEAVIERAIEAKEDYVTALLNNYGLILDDLGEYEKATGYYEKALRILLKVYGENNPYVAAGYSNLGVTWKKLGKYKNAIEYYEKSLNIFLNVYGENNLYVAGSYNNLGAAWSGLKEFKKALEYFEKALSIDLKVYGENHPTVARDYNNLGAAWDSLGKYDEAIEYYEKALGIYLNIYNGENHPAIAISYNNLGGAWKNLGEYDKAIGYLDKALKIYLMFFDKSHPDVQTTLRNLEFAKSKLKG, from the coding sequence GTGGAAATAAAATCGGTATCGTCAAAAAACAACAGGGATATTCTGTTTAATGGCTATCCGTCTCATAGTGTTAACGAAACAAGCATTCAATCAGTCCTTGAGTTATTAAAATTAAATCACTGGGCAGATGACGAAAACGAAAGCGCAAGACTGGGGACGGCGCTCTTTAACATGCTTAACGGTACCGGTGGGGCGTTAACCTCAAAAATTACAGAGGCGTCCTACAATGACGAAATTCTTAATATATACTTGAAACTCCCAGATGAGCTTAATGATTTACCATTTGAGTTAATTAATAACGGTGGGTTTCTGCTCCTTACCCACAGAATCAATATTTTTAGACTGGCAATGCTGCATGGGAAAGACAAAAAACGAGAACCAAACAACGCCCCTCTAAAACTCCTTTTTATGGCCTCATCACCAATAGGAGAGACTACGCTGAATTATGAAAATGAAGAGGAACTAATTTATGAAAAAATGGGACATATCCCAGTTGATATGACAGTTGAGGATTCCGGCTCAATAGACGGCTTGTACGATACTCTGTATGAAATTGCCGGCAGCGACATAGTCCATATAAGCGGACATGCCAAGTTGGAGGGAAATAAACCTGTGTTTTGTATGGAAGATGAAACAGGCAATCTTGATAGTGTGACACATGATAGATTATTTAGAAAGATGGAGGGATTTATACCAAGGTTACTTTTTCTGTCAGGATGTTGGACAGGCAAGGGAGACAGCTCCGGCCAGTCTTTTGCGTATAAGATGGTACAGGACGGAATTCCGATAACGCTTAGTTGGGGGCTGTCGGTTGGTGACAATAGCGCAACATGTATGGCAGCCGAGCTCTACAAAACCATAGCAGAGGGTAAGGGTATAGACTATAGCATTATAAAGACCAGACAATTCTATGGAGATGTATATAACTCGTGGCACAACCTTAAAGCATTTACAGATGAAAGCTCGTTGGCATCAATAGTAGAAGCCGGACAGAAGTTAAAATATTTACCACGTCGAAAGTTGGTTTATAAGTATTTGGGGGATTCGCAGGTTAAGGCGCTTGAGACCGGATTTGTTGGGAGAAGGCGATACGTTCAACATGGAATCAATATTTTAAAGGGAAAAGTACACGATAAGTTTGGGCTGCTTATCCGGGGAGTGGCAGGGGTTGGTAAAAGCACCCTTTCCGGTAAACTTATAGAGCGGTTTCATGACAGGGAATTAATTGTGCTTCATGGTGAATTTAGTAAAGTTGATATACTTACAAAAATCAGGGATTTAGTAGAGAAAAAAAGAAATAAAATTGGAATAGAGATTCTAAAATCTGATATTGGTTATGACGAGCAAATTAAAGAGTTAATGCCCAATGTATTTAACCAAATTCCCGTGATATTTTTGTTTGACGATTTTGAACAGGTGCTGGAGCGCTCGGCTAATGACGAATTTCATATAACAGCTGATGCCCTTGACGCTATAAGGCCGCTGCTTTACTCAATAGATTGGGCGGAGCATATTACGAACATAATAATCACAAGCCGGTATGACTTCAAACTTGAATTTGAAGGAAAGTGCCTGGACGAAAAGCTATTCGATTTATCGCTTAAGTCTCTCACTGGAGCGGATTTAAAGAAAAAAACCAATACACTAAAAAGCATTGCTAAAAGTGAGAACTCAAACTTATATATTGAATATGGACACGGTAATCCCCGGCTTCTTGAGTGGCTGGATATAATCGCAAAGGACGAAAGTAAATATGACGTCGCAGAGCTTAAGAAAAAGTTACAAGGCAGAAACGAGGATTTTGTAAGAGACTATCTTTTAGATTTAATAACCGAAACAGAGGGGGAGGAGTTTAAGACTTTTATAAACAAATCTGCCGTCTTTAGAACACCGGTTGGTGAAGATGCTTTTGCCAATTTTGGTGATAAAGATCTTTTAGAAAAAGGTGTAACCCTCACATTTATGGAAAAAGAACAGGATGCTCAAAAGAAATCTTATTATTGGGTAACCCCTGTGATACGAGACATGATGTGGAATAAGCTTGATGACCTCGAAAATCTTCAAATGCACAATACTGCGTATGGCTGGTATGACGGCGAAGTTGAAAAAAGCCGGAAAAACAAGATAAAACCTGACCCAAAGTATTTGGAGGAGGCGTTATACCATGCCACAAAAACAGATAATATTTTCGCCGCTTGTAAGTATGCTGTTTTATTAGGAAAGTACATGATAGATTTGCTACTCTTTAGAGAAAGACTCTCCATGCAAAAGGAAATAGCAGATAAAATAGACGAAGCTGTTATCGAAAGAGCGATAGAGGCAAAAGAAGACTATGTGACTGCTTTGCTAAATAATTATGGACTTATTTTAGATGACCTCGGTGAATATGAGAAAGCTACCGGGTATTATGAGAAGGCTTTAAGAATATTGTTGAAGGTCTATGGTGAAAACAATCCATATGTTGCTGCAGGTTACAGCAACCTAGGAGTTACATGGAAAAAACTTGGGAAATATAAGAACGCTATTGAGTATTACGAGAAGTCTTTAAATATTTTCTTAAACGTCTATGGTGAAAACAATCTATATGTTGCTGGAAGTTATAACAATCTGGGTGCTGCATGGAGCGGCCTTAAGGAATTTAAGAAAGCTTTAGAGTATTTTGAGAAGGCTTTAAGTATTGATTTGAAGGTTTATGGTGAAAACCATCCTACCGTTGCAAGAGATTATAACAATCTGGGTGCTGCATGGGACAGCCTCGGGAAATATGATGAAGCTATAGAATATTACGAGAAGGCTTTAGGTATTTACTTGAACATATATAATGGTGAGAACCATCCTGCTATTGCAATAAGTTATAACAATCTGGGTGGTGCATGGAAGAACCTTGGGGAATATGATAAAGCTATCGGGTATTTAGATAAGGCTTTGAAAATATACTTGATGTTTTTTGATAAAAGCCATCCAGATGTTCAAACTACTCTGAGAAATCTCGAATTTGCAAAATCCAAGTTAAAAGGGTAA